From one Lysinibacillus sp. G4S2 genomic stretch:
- a CDS encoding DUF84 family protein: MNIAIGTTNKAKTEAVEVIARKYFDKPNFTCVKAVSKVSDQPMTHEETRLGAINRSKHAMDETGAQLSFGLEGGVTEIDGVMYVCNWGALTVANGTTYTAAGAQIILPEEIAREIRAGKELGPVMEQYTQRRDIRQGAGAVGIFTQGLVSRQMMFEHIVSLLIGQYLFTLAHE, from the coding sequence ATGAACATAGCTATTGGTACAACAAACAAAGCAAAAACAGAGGCAGTTGAAGTTATAGCTAGAAAGTATTTCGATAAACCAAATTTCACCTGTGTTAAGGCTGTATCCAAAGTATCTGATCAACCGATGACTCATGAAGAAACACGATTAGGAGCAATAAACCGTTCGAAACATGCGATGGATGAGACGGGTGCACAATTATCGTTCGGTCTAGAAGGTGGAGTAACTGAAATTGACGGTGTTATGTACGTATGTAACTGGGGAGCTCTTACAGTAGCAAATGGCACAACCTATACAGCTGCTGGTGCACAAATTATATTACCAGAAGAAATTGCCCGGGAAATAAGAGCTGGGAAGGAACTTGGGCCTGTGATGGAGCAATATACACAACGTCGAGATATTCGACAAGGTGCGGGGGCTGTAGGTATTTTTACGCAAGGGTTAGTGAGTCGTCAGATGATGTTTGAGCATATTGTCTCGCTTCTGATTGGTCAATATTTATTCACATTAGCACATGAGTAA
- a CDS encoding M42 family metallopeptidase, whose protein sequence is MNEETLQLFKTLTELPGAPGNEHAVRAFMRSELEKYSDEIVQDNLGGIFGVKHSDVADAPKILVAGHMDEVAFMVTSITDNGMIRFQTLGGWWNQVMLAQRVEVFTKNGAIPGVISSIPPHLLTDAERSKPMDIKNMLIDVGADNKEDAIALGVRPGQSIIPVCPFTPMANPKKIMAKAWDNRYGCGLAIELMKEVKDEKLASHLYSGANVMEEVGLRGAQVSANMIKPDLFFALDASPANDMSGEKNQFGQLGKGTLLRILDRTMVTHKGIREFILDTAESNHIPYQYFVSQGGTDAGRVHTANDGVPSAVIGICSRYIHTSASIIHIDDYAAAKALIVELVKKADRSTLATIRANV, encoded by the coding sequence ATGAATGAGGAAACATTACAATTATTTAAAACATTAACGGAATTACCAGGTGCGCCGGGTAATGAACATGCGGTACGTGCGTTCATGCGTTCTGAGTTAGAAAAGTACTCGGATGAAATCGTTCAGGATAATTTAGGGGGGATTTTTGGTGTAAAGCATAGCGATGTTGCTGATGCGCCAAAAATATTAGTTGCTGGTCATATGGATGAAGTGGCATTTATGGTTACTTCTATTACTGACAACGGGATGATCCGCTTTCAAACATTAGGTGGCTGGTGGAATCAGGTTATGCTAGCGCAACGCGTTGAAGTATTTACTAAAAATGGTGCGATTCCTGGTGTCATTTCATCAATACCGCCACATTTATTAACTGATGCAGAACGTTCTAAACCGATGGATATTAAAAATATGCTAATAGATGTTGGTGCAGACAATAAAGAAGATGCTATTGCACTCGGCGTTCGTCCAGGTCAATCGATTATCCCTGTCTGTCCATTTACACCAATGGCTAATCCAAAAAAAATTATGGCAAAAGCTTGGGATAACCGTTATGGCTGTGGATTGGCAATTGAATTGATGAAAGAAGTAAAGGATGAAAAGCTAGCCTCGCATTTATATTCAGGTGCGAATGTGATGGAAGAAGTTGGTCTCCGTGGTGCTCAAGTGTCCGCAAATATGATTAAACCAGATTTATTTTTTGCTCTAGATGCTTCACCTGCAAATGATATGTCTGGAGAAAAAAATCAATTTGGTCAGCTTGGCAAAGGAACATTATTACGTATTCTTGACCGTACGATGGTTACACATAAAGGCATTCGTGAGTTCATCTTAGATACTGCCGAATCGAATCATATACCGTATCAATATTTTGTATCACAAGGTGGTACGGATGCAGGACGTGTGCACACAGCAAATGACGGTGTTCCTAGTGCAGTAATTGGTATTTGTTCACGCTATATTCATACGTCAGCGTCAATTATTCATATTGATGACTATGCAGCTGCAAAGGCTTTAATTGTGGAACTAGTGAAAAAAGCAGATCGTTCGACATTAGCAACGATTCGCGCTAATGTGTAA
- a CDS encoding ATP-grasp domain-containing protein, producing the protein MATEQPFLPVLLGSDMNAYGMARAFYEAYGIKPLVLGRSHLTATQDSHIINFQEIDRLNEQDVFAPALAEIAKKYSNKKLLLLACGDDYAKLIIKNKPALQEHFTVPYIDESLMDEILLKENFYKMCDKYDFKYPGTTTVKADNYENFTPPFEYPIILKASNSVEYWACSFPGKKKVFVAHDEAEKTAILKAIYSSTYQDTMIIQEFIPGDDSYMRVLNAYVGKDGKVKLMCLGNPILEEHSPEGIGSYAAIVTTYDKELMDQVRFFLEDIGYTGFANFDMKYDMRDKKYKLFEINLRNGRSSYYVTASGHNLMKYVADDHMLNIEQDVTYVQDKHLWMIIPKGVLFKYASNEKLKLEAKKLIREGRYTNSLYFNQDMNAKRWVKLTLNNLNYYRKYKKYFNNKGLSE; encoded by the coding sequence ATGGCAACTGAGCAACCATTTTTACCAGTATTACTAGGATCAGATATGAATGCATATGGTATGGCACGTGCTTTTTACGAGGCATATGGTATTAAACCACTTGTATTAGGGCGTTCACATTTAACGGCAACGCAAGACAGCCATATCATAAATTTCCAAGAGATTGATCGCTTAAATGAACAGGATGTATTTGCACCTGCACTTGCAGAAATAGCAAAAAAATATTCTAATAAAAAACTACTGTTGTTAGCTTGTGGCGATGATTATGCAAAGCTTATTATCAAAAATAAGCCAGCATTGCAGGAGCATTTTACAGTACCGTATATTGATGAATCATTAATGGATGAAATCTTATTAAAAGAAAATTTCTATAAAATGTGTGATAAGTACGATTTTAAATATCCGGGTACGACGACTGTTAAAGCAGACAATTACGAAAACTTTACCCCACCTTTTGAATATCCAATTATTTTAAAGGCATCGAACTCGGTGGAATACTGGGCATGTTCATTCCCAGGTAAGAAAAAAGTATTCGTTGCACATGATGAAGCGGAAAAAACAGCTATTTTAAAAGCAATCTATAGCTCAACTTATCAGGACACAATGATTATTCAAGAATTCATCCCAGGTGACGATTCATATATGCGTGTATTAAATGCCTATGTAGGGAAAGACGGCAAAGTGAAGCTAATGTGTCTAGGAAACCCAATCTTAGAAGAGCATTCACCTGAAGGAATCGGTAGTTATGCAGCAATCGTTACAACATACGATAAAGAATTAATGGATCAAGTACGCTTCTTTTTAGAGGATATCGGTTATACAGGCTTTGCTAACTTTGATATGAAATACGATATGCGTGATAAAAAGTATAAGTTGTTTGAAATTAACTTACGTAATGGTCGTTCAAGCTATTATGTAACAGCGAGTGGTCATAATTTAATGAAGTATGTAGCTGATGACCATATGTTAAATATTGAACAGGATGTAACTTATGTTCAGGATAAGCATTTATGGATGATCATTCCTAAGGGTGTATTATTCAAATATGCCTCAAATGAAAAGCTTAAACTTGAAGCGAAAAAGTTAATTCGAGAAGGGCGCTATACAAACTCTCTTTACTTTAATCAAGATATGAATGCAAAACGTTGGGTGAAGCTAACGTTAAATAATTTAAATTATTATCGAAAATATAAAAAATACTTTAATAATAAAGGTTTGTCTGAGTAA
- a CDS encoding DNA translocase FtsK yields the protein MNWIKKQMNKFLNKDDNEYEYEEFYEDYEEEQSEQLHSFKEAPGSQQKTFRFPLIEDEEFSASPSTTQTQTPSKEAFNQMEDAYYGQIEDLSLPKHLNNHIVDSSVYDIEISGIRELLANRTKRTGRTTVTRSQHEQNNRTKASRVFRDAQNEQPITPKETNYSLEKTVEQSVPTNHKRFVPSDVPSPVYGFSKPSPIEQLLEKRKEEHDKKESEILTASTSLKEATTNEAIENILEEKEPISSVQKDEPEQLEIKETIEETTKQPITFDEKFIDETNQPSNETNTELPVLQTTSFAVEFEDQVKEAVQQELNVEQLSANQSKIHVKEVVVEQVQIENSTIHIGEVTVVQPTTNVDDEQKVLEENSVEEAKQEKSGIPFNVLMLKTDKEKWRIQQQLKNTKPTLTIVEEAQETQEAQEVQKAQETQKAQETQKAQEVQEAQEVQEAQETQKAQEVQEAQEVQKAQETQEAQEAQEAQEAQDAQETQEAQEVQKAQETQEAQEEQESSSELINLDAEHRLIPSNKEENQQSLTSEIADLVMDNITAPQTTKENEVSIQNSALANATTEGVSVITMSPVATMSSVSTLEKTVIDIESSNEISATTEMEADSTIEQELTTKNVEIPKENMNDTGEFPEQPSLSDETLVENQVMESPPKPVHVYQKPNDEFLEPPEEKTQDTEWMEQQGDTLVEALSYFQVSAQIESIMQGPAVTQFEITVSHGTKVSKIRNLADDLKLALAAKDIRIQAPIPGKSSIGIEIPNRVSRAVRLSEVTNSASFLESDSPLEAALGLDLTGKPVTIDLRKMPHGLIAGATGSGKSVCINSILVSLLYKAAPHELKLMLIDPKMVELAPFNHIPHLVSPVITDVKAATAALKWAVEEMERRYQLFAHAGARDITRYNAIADKNNEHSLKLPYILIVIDELADLMMMSPADVEEAICRIAQKARACGIHLIVATQRPSVDVITGLIKSNIPTRIAFAVSSQIDSRTILDGQGAERLLGRGDMLYLGNGMSAPVRLQGTFVTDDEIEAIIEHVREQGEPDYIFDQEELLKKTEVSAEQDDLFEDVCRFVYEQGGASTSLIQRKYHIGYNRAARLIDMLESHGFVSEARGSKPRESYMTEEDLIAMFE from the coding sequence GTGAATTGGATTAAAAAACAAATGAATAAATTTTTAAATAAAGATGACAATGAATACGAATATGAAGAATTTTATGAAGACTATGAAGAAGAACAATCTGAGCAGCTACATTCATTTAAAGAAGCTCCTGGATCACAGCAAAAAACTTTTCGTTTTCCGTTAATTGAGGATGAGGAGTTTTCAGCTTCACCATCAACAACACAAACACAAACACCATCAAAAGAAGCATTCAATCAAATGGAGGATGCTTATTACGGGCAAATTGAAGATTTATCTCTGCCTAAGCATTTAAATAATCATATTGTCGATTCAAGTGTTTATGATATTGAGATTTCAGGAATTCGAGAATTATTAGCCAATCGTACGAAGCGAACTGGTAGAACGACGGTTACACGAAGTCAGCATGAACAGAATAATCGTACAAAAGCAAGTCGCGTTTTTCGAGATGCACAAAATGAGCAACCTATTACCCCTAAAGAAACTAATTATTCACTAGAAAAGACAGTTGAACAAAGCGTACCTACTAATCACAAGCGTTTTGTACCAAGCGATGTTCCGTCGCCGGTCTATGGTTTTTCTAAGCCGAGCCCAATTGAGCAATTATTAGAGAAGCGGAAGGAAGAGCACGACAAGAAAGAGTCTGAAATACTTACAGCATCTACGTCTTTAAAAGAAGCGACAACAAATGAGGCTATTGAAAATATACTAGAAGAAAAAGAGCCTATTAGCTCAGTTCAGAAAGATGAACCTGAACAGCTTGAAATCAAGGAAACCATTGAAGAAACAACAAAGCAACCGATTACTTTTGATGAAAAATTTATAGATGAAACGAACCAGCCTAGTAATGAAACGAACACGGAATTACCTGTATTGCAAACGACCTCCTTTGCCGTAGAATTCGAAGACCAAGTGAAAGAGGCAGTTCAACAAGAGTTGAATGTTGAACAACTTTCAGCGAATCAATCAAAAATTCATGTAAAAGAAGTAGTTGTGGAACAAGTGCAAATTGAGAATTCTACCATCCACATTGGAGAAGTTACAGTAGTCCAGCCGACAACGAATGTAGATGATGAGCAAAAGGTGTTAGAAGAGAACTCTGTGGAGGAAGCGAAGCAGGAAAAAAGCGGAATTCCTTTTAATGTATTAATGTTAAAAACAGATAAAGAGAAATGGAGAATCCAACAGCAATTAAAAAATACGAAGCCAACTCTAACAATTGTTGAAGAAGCCCAGGAAACTCAAGAAGCTCAGGAAGTTCAAAAAGCCCAGGAAACTCAAAAAGCCCAGGAAACTCAAAAAGCCCAGGAAGTTCAAGAAGCCCAAGAAGTTCAAGAAGCCCAGGAAACTCAAAAAGCCCAGGAAGTTCAAGAAGCTCAGGAAGTTCAAAAAGCCCAGGAAACTCAAGAAGCTCAAGAAGCTCAAGAAGCTCAAGAAGCTCAAGATGCCCAGGAAACTCAAGAAGCCCAGGAAGTTCAAAAAGCCCAGGAAACTCAAGAAGCTCAAGAAGAGCAAGAGTCTTCTTCTGAACTTATTAATTTGGATGCAGAACATCGATTAATACCATCCAATAAAGAAGAAAATCAACAATCTTTAACTTCAGAGATTGCTGATTTAGTGATGGATAATATAACAGCACCACAAACGACGAAGGAAAATGAAGTTTCTATTCAAAATAGTGCACTAGCCAATGCTACAACAGAGGGTGTATCAGTCATTACTATGTCACCAGTAGCAACGATGTCTAGCGTTTCGACATTAGAAAAGACAGTAATCGACATTGAGAGTTCCAACGAAATTTCAGCGACTACCGAGATGGAAGCTGACTCAACTATTGAACAGGAGCTTACTACAAAAAATGTAGAGATTCCTAAGGAGAATATGAATGACACAGGAGAATTCCCAGAGCAACCTTCCCTATCAGATGAAACATTAGTGGAAAATCAAGTAATGGAAAGTCCTCCAAAACCTGTTCATGTGTATCAAAAGCCAAATGATGAGTTTCTAGAGCCACCTGAGGAAAAAACACAGGATACTGAATGGATGGAGCAACAGGGCGATACGTTGGTTGAAGCTTTGTCTTATTTCCAAGTATCAGCTCAAATAGAATCCATTATGCAAGGACCTGCCGTGACACAATTTGAAATAACAGTGAGTCATGGTACGAAGGTTAGCAAAATCCGCAATCTAGCAGATGATTTGAAGCTGGCATTGGCAGCAAAAGACATCCGCATCCAAGCTCCGATTCCTGGAAAGAGCTCAATTGGCATTGAGATACCGAACCGTGTATCTCGCGCAGTTCGATTATCGGAAGTGACAAATAGTGCTTCTTTCCTCGAGTCAGATTCACCGTTAGAAGCAGCATTGGGTCTGGATTTAACAGGGAAGCCTGTAACTATTGATTTACGAAAAATGCCACATGGCTTAATTGCTGGAGCTACAGGTTCTGGTAAATCAGTTTGTATTAATTCAATTTTGGTTAGTTTACTATATAAGGCTGCACCTCATGAATTAAAGCTGATGCTCATTGATCCTAAAATGGTAGAGTTAGCACCGTTTAATCATATTCCACATTTAGTTAGCCCGGTCATCACAGATGTTAAGGCTGCTACTGCTGCACTGAAATGGGCAGTAGAGGAAATGGAGCGTCGTTATCAGTTATTTGCTCATGCGGGTGCACGTGATATTACACGTTATAATGCAATTGCGGATAAAAATAATGAACATAGCTTAAAATTACCGTATATTCTAATTGTCATTGATGAGCTAGCCGATTTAATGATGATGTCTCCTGCAGATGTAGAAGAGGCAATCTGTCGTATTGCGCAAAAAGCACGTGCTTGTGGTATCCATTTAATTGTTGCGACTCAAAGACCGTCTGTTGACGTTATTACAGGGCTTATTAAATCAAATATTCCTACACGTATTGCCTTTGCGGTATCATCCCAAATCGATTCACGTACTATTTTAGATGGGCAAGGAGCAGAAAGATTACTTGGACGAGGTGATATGTTATATTTAGGTAATGGTATGTCTGCCCCTGTGCGTTTGCAGGGAACCTTTGTGACAGATGATGAAATTGAAGCGATTATTGAGCATGTTCGTGAGCAAGGAGAGCCGGATTATATATTCGATCAAGAGGAGCTTTTAAAGAAAACGGAAGTTTCTGCTGAGCAAGATGATCTGTTTGAGGATGTCTGTCGATTTGTGTATGAACAGGGAGGAGCTTCTACTTCCTTGATTCAGCGAAAATACCATATTGGCTATAATCGTGCTGCTCGTTTAATCGATATGTTAGAATCTCATGGCTTTGTGTCTGAGGCAAGAGGCAGTAAACCGCGAGAAAGTTACATGACGGAAGAAGACTTAATAGCTATGTTTGAATAA
- a CDS encoding DUF1444 domain-containing protein: MKQIKSEQLVSLLKQQLNEEKFDFEFDKKHDKLRLNHKKIGKGMELSLPGILAKYNDKQGAAIDEVVYTIEQTFNAMEQEMEQGFQATTQIYPVIRATSYPLASKEGHAFITTEHTAETRIFYALDLGKTYRFIDESMLEVLQLTVEQIREMARFSVKQLPTVYKKDEVAENIFYFVNANDGYDASRILNEGFLKDMQTKIEGDMTLSVPHQDVLIVGDIRNETGYDVLAQMTMHFFTVGTVPITSLSFIYEDGELEPIFILAKNRVKKEQEEQ; encoded by the coding sequence GTGAAACAAATTAAATCCGAACAACTTGTGTCCCTATTAAAACAACAATTAAATGAGGAAAAGTTTGATTTTGAATTTGATAAAAAGCATGATAAATTACGCCTTAACCATAAAAAAATTGGTAAAGGGATGGAGCTATCTCTACCAGGCATTTTAGCAAAATATAATGACAAGCAAGGGGCTGCAATCGATGAAGTTGTTTATACAATCGAGCAAACCTTTAATGCAATGGAACAAGAGATGGAACAAGGATTCCAAGCTACTACACAAATTTATCCAGTTATTCGCGCTACATCCTACCCTCTAGCCTCAAAGGAGGGGCATGCATTCATCACTACTGAACATACAGCTGAAACACGTATTTTTTATGCGCTTGATTTAGGAAAAACTTATCGTTTTATTGATGAATCCATGTTAGAGGTACTACAATTAACAGTAGAGCAAATTCGTGAAATGGCACGATTTTCTGTCAAGCAACTACCAACAGTCTATAAGAAAGATGAAGTTGCGGAGAATATTTTCTATTTTGTTAATGCTAATGATGGTTATGATGCAAGTCGCATTTTAAATGAGGGCTTTTTAAAAGACATGCAGACTAAAATTGAAGGCGATATGACGTTATCTGTGCCACATCAGGATGTATTAATAGTAGGTGATATTCGGAATGAAACAGGGTATGATGTATTAGCGCAGATGACGATGCATTTCTTCACTGTCGGTACCGTACCGATTACGTCATTATCTTTTATTTATGAAGATGGGGAGCTAGAACCAATCTTTATATTAGCAAAAAACAGAGTTAAAAAGGAGCAAGAGGAACAATGA
- the ytpR gene encoding YtpR family tRNA-binding protein — MNVFYNKEHVGDVLLVQLATESIVKTEVERAGDLAILKEAQTGEIKAFNLFNASSYIQTDAKGLVEVTPELVAQLEAAIVKNGAEISLDVDFSPKFVVGYVETKDKHPNADKLSICSVNVGEETLQIVCGAPNVEAGQKVVVAKIGAVMPSGMLIKEGNLRGVDSYGMLCSARELGIPNAPSEKGILVLPEDAVIGNAFETPTR, encoded by the coding sequence ATGAATGTATTTTACAACAAAGAGCATGTAGGAGATGTATTGCTAGTACAATTAGCAACAGAATCAATCGTGAAAACAGAGGTAGAACGTGCAGGCGATCTCGCTATTTTAAAGGAAGCACAGACAGGAGAAATTAAAGCATTTAATTTATTTAATGCCAGCAGCTATATACAAACTGATGCAAAAGGTCTAGTTGAAGTTACTCCAGAATTAGTTGCACAGCTAGAGGCAGCTATTGTAAAAAATGGCGCTGAAATTAGTCTTGATGTAGATTTTTCTCCAAAATTTGTTGTAGGTTATGTAGAAACTAAGGACAAGCATCCAAATGCTGATAAACTAAGCATTTGCTCTGTAAACGTTGGTGAAGAGACATTACAAATTGTATGTGGTGCACCTAATGTTGAAGCTGGTCAAAAAGTTGTCGTGGCAAAAATCGGTGCAGTGATGCCTTCTGGTATGCTTATTAAAGAAGGTAATTTACGAGGTGTTGATTCATACGGCATGTTATGTTCAGCACGAGAATTAGGAATACCAAATGCACCTTCTGAAAAAGGAATTTTAGTATTACCAGAAGATGCGGTAATTGGTAATGCGTTTGAAACGCCAACTAGATAA